The genomic DNA TCGTTGCCCTGCTGGCCGTGGATCGAGTCGTCACCGCCGCCGCCGTTGATGCGGTCATTGCCGTAGCCGCCTGCAATGCGGTCGTTGCCCAGGCCGCCGTCGATGCGGTCGGCGCCCGACCCGCCGGAGATGGCGTCGTTGCCGGCTCCGCCGTCGATGACGTCGTCGCCCAGCATTCCGTAGATCAGGTCGGCCCCCGCGCCGCCGCTGATGACGTCGGCGGTGCGGAGCCGGAGGTTCGCGGCGGGGGCGTCGTCGCGGGCAGTCGTGGTGGCGGGCTCGGGCTCGTCGATCGCTTCGACCTTGCGGACCATCTTCTCGGCTGCCTCCACGCCGTCGCGTTGCACCTCGGGGCGGTTGGCGATGGGGCTGTCGTCGGTGGTGGGCTCGTCTCGGGTATCGCCGATCAGGACGTCGTCGCCCTGGCCGCCGCGGATGGCGTCGGCTCCCCAGCCGCCGAAGACGTAGTCGTCGCCGGCTCCGGCGTCGATGCCGTCGTTGCCGCGGCCGCCAAGGATGAGGTCGTCGCCGGCCTCGCCGGCAATCAGGTCGTCGCCGTTGCCGCCGAGCACGATGTCGTCGCCGGTTCCGGCGGCGATCTTGTCGGACCCCCGGCCGGTGTTGCCGTAGCGGACGGCGTAGTCGACCAGCCCGGCGTAGTCGTCGGGCACGTCGTTTGTGCCGTCGCCGAAGAGCCAGTCGTCGCCGCCGCCGCCGCGGATCAGGTCGTCGCCGTCGCCGCCGGCGATGGCGTCGGCGTCGCGTCCGCCGTAGAGGTGGTCGTCCCCCTCCCCGCCGACAATCGCGTCATTGCCGTACGAGCCGGAGAGGGAGTCGTTCCCGGGGCCGCCGATCAGCAGGTCGTTGCCCAGCTGGCCGCTCACGCGGTCGTTGCCCGGGCCGGCGACGACGATGTCGTTGCCGGCGCCGAGCACGGCGCTGTCGTTCCCCTCGCCGAGGTGGACCTCGGCGTTCTGGGTGACGTTCCAGGCGAACGAGACGACGTCGTCGCCGTCGCCGGTCTTCATGTAGATCTTGTCGACCAGGGCGTTCTCGTAGCTGGTAACCTCGCCGTTGACGTTGACCACCAGCCGCTCGCCTACGACCGACACGCGGATGCGGTCGTTGGCGTCGGTGCCGGCGACGAAAATAGCGCCGGCGGGCGGCTCGGCGGGCAGATCGCCCACGGTCGAGGCGTCGATCGCCATGAAGTCGGCCGCGAGCAGCTCGCGCGACTCGAGCGGTTCGACGCGTGCCCTGCGGGAGGTTTGATAGGAGTGTTTGGCCATCGGTTGAGTCCTGTAGACTGGGGTGTCCTGGAGAAGAGAAAAACGGCAAGCGCCCCTCGCGCTCGGAAGGAGCCCGCCTGGGTTGGCTGGCGGACCTGCGCCGCGCGGTGCCCCGTGGTGGGCGGTGCGCGACGCGAAGACCGATTCACCCGGCTGGCCCGGCGGGAGGTTGGTCGCAGAACAGAATCGGCGCCGCCCCAGATGGCGCCGGCGGGGGAGAGTGAGAGTGTTTGCCCACCGCTGTTCTGCATCCTGGCGACGGCCGCGGAGCGGATCAAGGCCGATCGGCCGGCTTTCCAGATAAGGGACAAAGTCTCTATGCGGGACGCGAGCGTGTCCCCCGTTGAGACCGCCGGGCAGGATCGAACAGCGGCGATTGCGCAGCGTGTGCCGGGCCGCTCGGCAGGATTGAACACCGTGGCCGCCGCCGACCCAAATTGGGATGCGACGGTGGTTCGGGTTGCGCTGGGTAGGGCCGGCGGCGATTGTTGCGAAAGTGCGACCGTGGCGTTTGCACAACGCGCCGCGGAGCGCAGAGTTGCACGGACGAAACCACCGCGGCCCCCTGCGCTCGACACCGAGCGCCCCGCCCCCCGTTTCCTACCTCCCCCGCCGCGGCCGTCCAGGAGGGACAAGATGAAGAACGCCTGTCTAGCGCTCGCGGCCGCTATTGCCGTGACCTCGTGCAGCGGCTGCTGCGTCTGCCGCCGCTTGTTTAAGCCTCGCCCCGCGGTGATCCAGCCCGCGCCGCTCTGCGCCCCGTCGCCGTCCTGCTGCCCGAGCGCGCCGTGCGGCTCGTGCGACAGCTGCGGCTGCGACTCGGGGATGTCGGTTAGCAACTACGGCGATGCCGGGCTCAGCTACCCGATGGAGTCGGCGCCGATGATGTACGGCAACCCCAGCCTGCCGCCCGGCCCGTAGGCCCGAACTCCCGACGCGCCGACGCCGCGGCAGGGCACATACCGCCCCGCAGGCTACGGGCCAAAGGTCTTGTCGAGCAGGTCGGTAAAGATCTGCTCGTTCTTCGGCACGCCCTGCACGGCGCTGTCTTGGAAGAGCATGACCGGCAGCCCGCCGCTGAGGCTGGTGAGCGCCTGGCACTGCGCGCGGATCCGTTCGGCTACCTGACCGCGGAGCTCGGCGCCCACCAGCACCTCGTCGCCGATGATCTCGGTCGCGCGGACGCGGGCCTTGGTGATGCGCGGGGGCTCCTCGCCCTCCATCAGCCAGTAGTGGTACGCCTGGAATTCCTCTGGCTTGCGGAGCCAGACGCTGATCGCCAGGCGGGCGAACTCGCACGAATAGCGGAGGTTCTTGGAGGGCTTGATCTTGGGGTCGACGTTCGGGTTGCAGTCGCTGTTCAGCGGCAGGTGGTGCACGACAAACGCGAGGTCGCCGTCACGCCGCTCGATCTCGGTCGAGATGAAATGGTGCAGCTCCCGGCAGTGGGGGCAGGCGTAGTCCACCACCTCGACGCCGACGTGCTTGGCGTCGGGGCTGCCGATCAGCGGCATCTGGTCGACATCAACCGGCTTGGCGAGACCCTTGAACCGCAGCGTCCGCCCGTCAAGGGCGAGTGGCGGCAGGCCCGTATTGGGGTCCTCTGCGGTGTTGGCGTCTAGCTCGATCGGCGCCAGCTCACGCGGCCCGTCATTGAGCATCGAGTCTTCTAGGATTGGGTCTGATAGCAGCGGGTCGTCGGATTCCGCCGCTTCTTCTTGCGCCGGCTGGTTGTCGGATTGCTGGCCCGCGGCGCCCTGCCCTGCGGGATCGAATGAGATCTCTGCCAGTTCGGGCGTGGGGGCCTTCGAGAGCAGTTGGCCGGCGGCCAGCGCGGCGAGGCACACCGCCGCCACGGCGGCGCCGACCAGCGGCCCGCCGGTTCTAGGACCGACCGCTGTCGACCGGGGCGTCGAGCGACGCGCCCCCGGCACCGTGGCGTTGATCAGCGACGCCGCGGCCTGGCGGTCATCGTCTTCGTCGGGCTGGCGCAGCAGTCCAATCGCGGTTCCGGCGATCAGCAGGCTGCACGCGTGCACGGTTAGGCACCACGGGCAGAAGGCGCCGAGCGCCACGACCTGGACGCCAACAAACCACAGCCCGGCGCCTACGGCTAGAACGATCAGGCCGGTCAGCACGCCGCGCGCGGCCGCTCCGCTGCGCAACGCCACCGGCCAGGCGGCCGCCGCGATGCCGACGTACACGACCGCCGCCAGGGCGCTGACCGGCAGTCCGAACCACTTCGACCAGCGGCTTGCGAGGATGTCGTCGCACGCGGCGCCCGACGCCGCGCCGCAGCCGGCCACCGGCCCGGCGGTGATGGTCTTCCACGCCAGGTAGGTAGAAACCGCGGCCGCGGTGAGGGCCAGCAGGCTCATCAGGATAGCGAGGGGGACGCGTTTTTGTCGCATAGAAGAAATATTCCTGCGGGCGCTGCCCGGCGTGGGATCAGGCGGCCGCTGCGGCCGGCCGATCCGCCCATTGTAATCAAAGCGGCTGTCGCCTGCGCCGCCACTCGGGGGGAGCAAGGCGGGGGGCCCGCGGCAACTACGCTGCCGTACTTGCGGCGAAAATCGCACGGCGACTTATCGTTGTGCAGAGGCCGCTCTGCCTGCAGCGGGCGTTCTCTATTCTCTGCGAACCAAACCGCCCCCTAAGCTCATGCTCCACCTTCTGCCGAATCAAGAATCGCACCGCCGCGCGGCCGGTTGGCTGGCGGTGTGCTGGTTGGCCGCGGTGGTCGGCGGGCTCGGTGGGCTGATGGCCTACGCCTCGCTGCCGGGCGAATCGCTGCCGCCGCCTGCGGCCCCGCGTCGCGACGCATTCGGAGCGGGCGCCGGCAAGCCATGGAGGCTGTACGTCGCGGCCCACCCGAAGTGCCCCTGCACGCTGGCGACTATCGCCGAGTTGGCGCGGCTGATGCGTCACGTCGAGCCGGAGGTCGCGTGCCGGGTGTTGATCTACACGCCCGAGGCGAATGCCGACGGCTGGATGGAGACCGCGCTCGTCCGCGCAGCGCGTCGGATCGACGGAGTGGAAGTCGTCGCCGACCCGGGCGGGGAACAAGCCGAGTTGCTCGGCGTGCGGGTGTCGGGCGGGGTGGTGCTCTACGACCACGCCGGCGCGCCAAGGTTCCACGGCGGTGTGACCGCGGCGCGGGGGCACGAGGGGGCGAGCGTGGGGGGAGCAGCGATCCGGTCGCTAGTCGCCGGGCGCGAGGCCCCCGCCCACGCACCAGTGTTTGGATGCGAACTAAGGACGCCAGCGAAGGAGCGGTTGTGATGGGACCGGCGTGTACGACAGACAACCGCCAGGCAGACTACGCCTTCCGACGCGAGCTGTACTCGCTGCAGGTGCAGACCGACCGGTTGCAGCGCTGGCTGCTGCTGGGGCAGTGGGTGTTCGCCGCGATCGTGGCGGCGTGGATCTCCCCGCGGACCTGGCAGGGCGAGTGGAGCTCGACGCACGTCCACCTGTGGGCGGCGCTGGTCCTCGGCGGCCTGCTGGTCAGCCTGCCGTGGGCGCTGATCTCGCTGATGCCGGGGGCGCGACTGACGCGGTTGGTCGTGGCTGCGGCCCAGGCCGGCTTCTCGGTGCTGCTGATCCACCTGATGGGCGGACGCATCGAGGCCCACTTTCATATCTTCGGGGCGCTCGCGCTGCTCTCTTTCTATCGGGACCCGCTGGTCTACCTGCCGGCGGTGGCGATCGTGGTGGTCGACCACGTCGGCCGCGGCCTGTACTGGCCCGAGTCCATTTTTGGCGTAAACTCGCCCTCCTTCTGGCGGGCGCTCGAGCACGCCGGCTGGGTGCTGTTCGAGGTGGTCTTCCTGCTGTGGGGCGTCATGCAAAGCCGCCACCACCTGCTGCGGATGTCCCAGCTCCAGCACTCGCTCCAGTCGGAACGCGACAACCTCGAGCAGCGGGTGGCGCACCGCACCGCGGAGCTCGACCAGTCGAGGCGGTACGCCGAGAACGTGCTCGACTCGCTCGACGCGCGGATCTGCATCCTCGACTATGAGGGCGTGATCGTCTCGACCAACCGCGCGTGGGACCAGCTCGAGAGCCTTGGTGTGTGCGAGCCGACAAGCCTGACCGCGGGACTGAACTACATCGCCTCGTGCCAGGACTGCGCGGCCATTGGCCGCGACGACCTGGGCGTCCTCGCCGACGCGACGGGACGCGTGATCTGCGGCGAGCTGACCGGGCACGTGCAGGAGTTCAAGGTTGAGCCGCGGGGCGAGACCCGCTGGATCCAGGCCCGGGTGTCGCCGTTTCTGGGCGATCAGGTAGCGGCGGCGGTAGTGACGCACGTCGACATCACCGAGCGTGTGCAGGCGCTCAAGCAGTCGCACGAGGAGTCGCGCCGGGCCGCCTCGCTGTCGAAGATCCTCCGGGAGTCGCCCAACGAGATCTACGTCTTCAGGCGGGACACGCTGGCTTTTATCGAGAACAACGAGGGCGCCGAGCGGCGCAGCGGCTACACCCGTCAAGACCTGGCCGAGATGACCCCGCTCGACCTGATGCCGGACCTCGACCGCGAGGCGCTGCTCGCCGACCTGGCCACCCTCGACGGCAAGAAAATCGCCTGCGTGCAGTTCCAGACCGAGATGGCCGCCCGCAACGGCCACCGCACCCCGGTTCAGGTGGTGGTGCACCAGGCGGTTTTCGAACAAACGCCGGTGTACGTCGCGTTTGTGGCCGACCTCAGTCAGACCCGGGCGCTGGAACACAAGCTGGCGCAGGCGCAGAAACTCGAGTCGCTCGGCCAGCTGGCCGCCGGCATCGCGCACGAGATCAACACGCCGATGCAGTGCATCGCCAGCAACATGGAGTTCCTCGACGGCAGCTACAAGCTCCTCGACCCGATCTGCCGCGAGATGCTGACCGCGGTCGAACTCGAACCCGCCGAGTGGGCGACGCGGCAGGCCGTGCTGCGGGATCTGGTCAATGCTCGCCTGGGGTTTGTGCTCGACCAGGCGGCCGGCGCCGTGGAGGAGACCGCCGGGGCGTCCCAGCGGGTAGTCGAGATTGTCCGCGCAATGAAGGCGATGTCGCACCCTGGCGCCCGCGAGAAGTCCGCGGCCGACGTCAACGAGATCATCCGCCAGGCGGCCACCATCACCCGCAACCGCTGGAAGTACGTGGCGGAGATGCAGCTCGAGCTCGCCGAGCCGGCGCCGGTTGTGCCGCTGCTCGCCGCCGAGATGAGCCAGGTGTTGCTGAACCTGATCGTCAACGCCGCGGACGCCATCGTCGACCGCTACGGCGAGCTGCCCGGGGCTGGGAAGATTACTGTCCGCACGGAGAGCCACGAAGAGTACGTCCGCATCGAGGTGTCGGACAACGGCGCAGGGATGAGCGAGGCCGTCCGCAGACGGATCTTCGAGCCGTTCTTCACCACCAAGGACGTCGGCAAGGGGACCGGCCAGGGGCTCGCCATCGCCTACGACGCCGTCGTCAACAAGCACCAGGGAACGATCGAGCTGACCTCGACGCCGGGCGACGGGACCACCTTTATCGTCTGCCTGCCGGCAGGCGAACGCCAGACGACCGAAGCAGAAGGCTCGCCCGGCGAAGAGATCGCCGTGCAGGCCTGAGCCAAACAGAACAGGCAACCAGGGAGCGACTGGAAATGGGCTATCGTGTGATGCTGGTCGACGACGACCACACCCTCCTGAGCAGCATCGGCAGGAACCTCTGCCTCGACTACGACCTGGTCACCGCGTGCTCCGGGGCCGAGGCGCTCGAGAAGATCACCGAGCACGGTCCGTTCGGACTCGTGCTGACCGACATGCGCATGCCGGGCATGACCGGGCTGCAGCTTATCATCGAGGCCCGCAAAGTTTCGCCGATGACCAGCTACATCATGCTGACCGGCAATCAGGACCTGGGGACCGCGGTGCAGGCGGTCAACGAGGGGCACGTCTTCCGCTTCCTGAGCAAGCCGTGCGAGCTCGCGACCATCCGTTCCGCCATCGAGGCCGGGCTCCGCCAGTACGGGCTCGAGGTGGGCGAGAAGGAGCTGCTCAACAAGACCTGCGCCGGCGCCATCGCCCTGCTGACGGACGTCCTCGAGGCGACCCAGCCGATGATCTGCTCGCGTCACAGCAGCACCAGCGAGACCGTCGAGATGCTGCTCGAGGCGGCCGGCGTCCCGAAACGCTGGGAGTACGCGCTCGCCTCGCGGCTGGCGTTGGTCGGGTTTGCGTGCCTGGGCGAAGAGTCGGCCCGGGTGTTCGACACCACCAGCCCGCACGACGCCGATTGGAAGTTCGCGGTTGAGCGGGCGATGGGCATCGGCGGCCGCATGGTCAAGCGGATCCCGCGCCTCGGCATTGTCGGCGAGATCGTCGAATCGGCCCACGGCGTGACCGGCGCCTTCTGCTACAAGAAGCCAAAGTCCGAGGCCGCGATCGTCCGCACCGGAGCGACCCTGATCGCCTTGTCGCTCGCGTGGGAGACGCTCCGCCGGCAGGGGCTCAGGCGGAAGGACGCGGTTGAGGAGATGAAGCTGCTGTTCCCCGAACTCCTGCCGGTCTACGTCGAGGCGTTTGAGAAGCTGCCCGAGACCGGGGACGCCGACGAACAACCCGGCGCGCAGGTGGACGTCAGCGAGCTGGCGCCCGGCATGGTGCTGCACTCGGACGTCGTGGGACGCGACGGGTCGGTGTTGCTGCGGGCCGGGTCGCGGCTGTCGGAGGTGCACATCGAAAAGCTCCGCAACGGCACCGAGCACTTCGGCGGCACCCGCCCGATCATGATCGTCGAGGCGACCGCCCACGCCGTGGCGTAGCGGTCGGGGAGGCTCTCCACCGCGGGCGGCGCCGGTCGACGGGGGGTCGACACGGAGCAGCAATCTAGCCGCCTACCGGCGCGCCCTACGGGTGGAGCCACAAGGGGCCGCTACGCGGTCCGGCGTCGGCCGGCCAGCAAAGCGGCGCAGGCGCCAAACGCCAGCAACGCCGCGGCGGGCTCGGGGACCGGCGCCACGGCCATCGACGTGATCACAATGCCGCTGCCGATTTCACCGACCGCCGAGCCGACGCCGGTCGTCAGGTCGACCATCCAGAACGTCGAGAAGGAGGTCGACGCGTTTTCGATCGCCATGTACGCAACGTCCGACGAGCCCGAGATGTCGAACCCGCCGGTCGCGGTGACATCGGTCCCGATCGAGCCGACCGTGGTCAGCGTGCCGGCCGAGTTGGCCTGCTTGACCAGCACGTCGAGCCGGGTGTCGACGCCGTACAGCTGGGTGGCGGTGGTGCCGGCGAAGCTGCGGTCGTAAGCCGCGTGCACGACGTTCGGGTCGACGTTCTCGTTCGGGTCGCCCGGTCCGTAGAACAGGTCGGTCACCGCGGTGGCCGTGCCGGCGTCGGGGTCGAGGACGTAGTTGGCGTTGGTGTCCGAGTCGAGGCGGATCTTGTCGATCACCGGGTTGAAGTCGAAACCGAAGTTCGAGCCGCTGATCGCCGGCGTGAACGGGCCGGGGCCGACCATCGTCGCGGATCCGGTGGTCGTGTTGAGGGTGTAGAGCTGGCTGAAGCTGCCGAGCGCGTAGAGCTGGCCGGTGGCCGGGCGGAAGTCGATGCCGACCACCCGCTCGTTGTTCTGCAGGCCCATGATCGAGGTCCCGCTCAGCAGGGCGCCAGGGGCGGTCGAGTCCCAGCTCACCAGACGCTGCTCGTCGGTGACCCCGAAGACGAGCTCACCGGCCTGCGCATCGCCCGGCAGGGCAATGCCTGCTAGCGCGAGCACAGCAAACGCGACATACTTCTTCATTTTCATTACCAAATTCTCCATGTTGACTTCTAAGTGAGCGTGCGGCGCGGCGGCGAGACTTCCACCAGCCGGATTCAACGGGGTTACGTCGACGACGGCGGCGTGGATTCGAGAAAGGCTGAAGATTCCGGTGTCCGCAGCCGGGGCTAACGTTTGACCGCTCTGAGGAGGCCGCCTACGATGCAGCCCTGGCCCAGGGTGGTTTACTCGCCGCCAGGTTGGTCGTTGTTGAGTCGAGGAGCCGTTGGAACAGCGACCGCAAGATGCCGCCCGCAGCAAGAAATCCCTAAGCCGGCTGGCGTTGGTGGGGTTGGTGTCGTTCTTGGTCGGCGTCGCGGGGGTGTTGGCGTTGTCGCAGTCGGGCGGGTCCGACCGGGCCGGCGAGCCGATCGTTAGTGGGCCTAGGCCGGTCCCCGCTGCCACGCCGCCTGCGGTCGAGGCGCTGCACGCGCCCCAGGACGTCGTCCGGCGTCAGATGGACGCGTTGACGCGTTACCGACTCGACCGGTCGGCGATTGCCGAGGTGTACGCCTACGCGTCGCCGGCTAATCGTTCGGTCACCGGGCCGCTGGGGCGTTTCGAAAAAATGATCCTGGCGCCGCCGTACGATACAATGGCAGTGAACCGCGGCTACCGCATTGGCGAGGCCGTCGAGCACGGCGACCTCGCAACCGTGCTGGTAACCGTCGTGGCGACGAACAACGAGGTTCATCTGTTCCGCTTCTACCTCAGCCGCGACGCGGCGGCGCCGGACGGCGGCTGGCAGACCGACCGGGTGTTCTGCCTGACAGGTGGGCCCCCAGTGGACGCCGCCACGCCCCTCGAAATCTAAGCAGCCCCACGAGACGCTTGACCGCACCCTCCCCTTCTCCCCCCGAGCCGGCCGCCGACCGCCACACGGACGCGACGCTGATGTCCGGCGTGTGCCGGGCCGACCGCGCCGCGTTGGCCGCGCTGTACGACCGCCACGCGCCCAGTATCTACGCGGTCTGCTTGCGGGTGCTGAGACAGCCGGCGGACGCCGAGGCGGTGGTTTCGGACGTGTTTCTGGAAATCTGGCGAAAACCAGCCGGATTTGACCCCGCGCGGGGGACCTGCCGTTCGTACCTACTTACGATGGCCCGCAGCCGATCGATCGACCGCCTGAGATCCCTGTCGACCCGGCGGACCCGCACCGCCGAGGCCCAGGCAGACGCCGAAGGGGGACGCGACGCCAGGCAGGCCGGCCTCGACCCGGCCGGCGCGGCCGAGGCCAACGAACGCAGGGCGACCGTGCAGGCGGTCGTCGAGCGGCTCGGAGAGGACCAACGTGAGGTGCTGATGCTTTCCTTTTTTGATGGCCTAACCCACAAGCAGATCGCCGAGGAGCTGGGGCTCCCGCTCGGCACGGTCAAGACGCGCATCCGCAGCGGGCTCAAGACGCTGCGCCAGGCCCTCGTGCAGATGGGGGTCCGCGATGCGGTGTGAAGACGTTCAAGAGCGGCTGCCGGAGTACGTCTCGGGGACGCTACCAACGGAAGATCGGCTGGCGATCGACACGCACCTGGCCGACGGCTGTCAGGACTGCGCGAGAGAATGCGAGGCGATCGGCCAGGCGGTGGTGCTGCTGTCGGAAAGCCTGGCCCCCGCGACCCCGCCACCAGGGATGAAGCAGCGGCTGTTCGATTCGCTCGACGACGCAGCCGTGACGCCCGCTCCGCGTGGCGCGACGAGCGGCGCCGCGGCGGCCCGCGGCCGCACGTGGCTGGCCTACGCGGTCACTGCGGCGTGCGCGGCGGCGGTTGGCGTTGTGGTGACGCGGTACGTCGTCACGCCCGCCACCGGCGATCCGACCCTGGTCGCCGAGGCGAACGAACCCACAGACGACCAGCTTGGCGTCGCAGAGTGGCGGCGCCGCGTCGCCCAAGCAGAGCAGGAGTTCGGCCCGCCCCGCGCCCAGCTCGCCAGCGTGGCGGTCGAGACCTCCGACCCCGAGCTGCAGGCCGTGGTGTACTACGACACCCTCGCCCAGCAGATGCACGTGCTGGTCTCGGGCGTGCGGCTGGAGTCCGACTCCGGTGCGCTGTGGGCCTGGTTCCGCGACGCCGATCAGCAGGTGATGTTCGCCGGGCCGCTTGAAGTGATGGGCGGCCGGCAGGCCGCCGGAGTGGTCGACGTCAGCGGCGAACTCACCGACCTCCGCGACGTGCTGCTAACGGAAGTGAACGGGGAGCGTCCCAAAGAGTCGATCCCAGCAGAGCCGATCGGACGGCCCGTTGGCCGCGCCGAGGTGGCGCCCCGTCCGTAGCGAAGGTGCTAATCGCCCAGGTGTTTGAGCAGGAACGCGATGTCGTCGGCGGCCTGCTCGATCAGCTTGGTGGTAGGCGTGCCGGCGCCGTGCCCCGCGCGGGACTCGATGTGCATCAGGATCGGCGCGTCGCCCCCCTGGGCGGCCTGCAGCCGGGCGCCGAACTTAAAGCTGTGCATCGGCACGACCCGGTCGTCGGTGTCGGCGGTGCTGATCAGCGTCGGCGGGTACGACACGCCCGGCTCGATGTTGTGGTAGGGCGAGTAGGCGAGGAGGGTCTCGAACTGATCGGGCTCGTCGGCCGAGCCGTACTCGCTCCGCCAGAACTGGCCGGCGGTGAAGCGGTGGAACCGCAGCATGTCCATCACGCCGACGCCGGGCAGGCAGGCGCCGAACAGCTCGGGCCGCTGCGTCATCACCGCGCCGACCAGCAGGCCGCCGTTGCTGCGGCCCTGGATGCCGAGGGTCGCGGGGCTGGCGTACTTGTTGTCGATCAGCCACTCGGCCGCGGCGATGAAGTCGTCGAACACGTTCTGCTTCTTCTCGAGCTTGCCGGCCTGGTGCCAGTCCTCGCCGTACTCGCCGCCGCCCCGCAGGTTGGCGACCGCCAGCACCCCGCCCCGCTCCATCCACGCCAGCCGGCTGATCGAGAACCCGGGCGTCACCGAGATGCTGAAGCCGCCGTAGGCGTACAGCAGCGTCGGGTTCTGGCCGTTGAGCTCAATCCCCTTCTTGTGCGCCAGGAACATCGGGATCCGCGTGCCGTCCTTGCTGTTGTAGAACACACGCGAAACCTGGTAGTCGGCCGGGTCGAAGTCGACGTTGGGCTGACGCACTAGTTGCGACTCGCCGGTGGCGATGTCGTAGCGGTAGGTGCTGGGCGGGTGGTCGTAGCTGCTGAAGGTGTAGAAGGTCTCGTCCTGGTCGGGCTTGCCGCCGAACCCGCCGGCGCTGCCGAGGCCCGGCAGCTCGACCGTGCGTTCGAGCTTGCCCTCGGTGCTGAACACCTTTACCTCCGACGCGACGTCGTGCAGGTAGTTGGCGATCAGCTTGCCGCCAACGTGCGACACGTCCTCGAGCGCGGCCTTGGACTCCGGGATGATCTCCCGCAGCTTGTCGAGAGACGGGTCGTTCAGATCCATCGCCACGACGCGGCGGCGCGGGGCCTGGTAGTCGGTCAGCAGGTAGAGGGTGTCGCCGTCGCTGCCGATGGGCGAGAACAGCGCGTCGAAGTTGTCGACCAGCACCCGGAACTCCGCGTCGGGCTGGTCGGCCGGGCGGGTGTAGAGCTGGTTCTGCCAGTCGGTCCCGCGGCGGGCGGTCGCCAGCAGGTGCTTGCCGTCGTACGTGCGGCCGACG from Posidoniimonas polymericola includes the following:
- a CDS encoding calcium-binding protein, yielding MAKHSYQTSRRARVEPLESRELLAADFMAIDASTVGDLPAEPPAGAIFVAGTDANDRIRVSVVGERLVVNVNGEVTSYENALVDKIYMKTGDGDDVVSFAWNVTQNAEVHLGEGNDSAVLGAGNDIVVAGPGNDRVSGQLGNDLLIGGPGNDSLSGSYGNDAIVGGEGDDHLYGGRDADAIAGGDGDDLIRGGGGDDWLFGDGTNDVPDDYAGLVDYAVRYGNTGRGSDKIAAGTGDDIVLGGNGDDLIAGEAGDDLILGGRGNDGIDAGAGDDYVFGGWGADAIRGGQGDDVLIGDTRDEPTTDDSPIANRPEVQRDGVEAAEKMVRKVEAIDEPEPATTTARDDAPAANLRLRTADVISGGAGADLIYGMLGDDVIDGGAGNDAISGGSGADRIDGGLGNDRIAGGYGNDRINGGGGDDSIHGQQGNDILLGGDGNDVVFGGAGFDILYGQLGDDHLNGGDDTDLIVGGRGADKIEAADGVLDYILSDDQDRIDADPFDVIF
- a CDS encoding vitamin K epoxide reductase family protein; translated protein: MRQKRVPLAILMSLLALTAAAVSTYLAWKTITAGPVAGCGAASGAACDDILASRWSKWFGLPVSALAAVVYVGIAAAAWPVALRSGAAARGVLTGLIVLAVGAGLWFVGVQVVALGAFCPWCLTVHACSLLIAGTAIGLLRQPDEDDDRQAAASLINATVPGARRSTPRSTAVGPRTGGPLVGAAVAAVCLAALAAGQLLSKAPTPELAEISFDPAGQGAAGQQSDNQPAQEEAAESDDPLLSDPILEDSMLNDGPRELAPIELDANTAEDPNTGLPPLALDGRTLRFKGLAKPVDVDQMPLIGSPDAKHVGVEVVDYACPHCRELHHFISTEIERRDGDLAFVVHHLPLNSDCNPNVDPKIKPSKNLRYSCEFARLAISVWLRKPEEFQAYHYWLMEGEEPPRITKARVRATEIIGDEVLVGAELRGQVAERIRAQCQALTSLSGGLPVMLFQDSAVQGVPKNEQIFTDLLDKTFGP
- a CDS encoding PAS domain-containing sensor histidine kinase, which produces MRTKDASEGAVVMGPACTTDNRQADYAFRRELYSLQVQTDRLQRWLLLGQWVFAAIVAAWISPRTWQGEWSSTHVHLWAALVLGGLLVSLPWALISLMPGARLTRLVVAAAQAGFSVLLIHLMGGRIEAHFHIFGALALLSFYRDPLVYLPAVAIVVVDHVGRGLYWPESIFGVNSPSFWRALEHAGWVLFEVVFLLWGVMQSRHHLLRMSQLQHSLQSERDNLEQRVAHRTAELDQSRRYAENVLDSLDARICILDYEGVIVSTNRAWDQLESLGVCEPTSLTAGLNYIASCQDCAAIGRDDLGVLADATGRVICGELTGHVQEFKVEPRGETRWIQARVSPFLGDQVAAAVVTHVDITERVQALKQSHEESRRAASLSKILRESPNEIYVFRRDTLAFIENNEGAERRSGYTRQDLAEMTPLDLMPDLDREALLADLATLDGKKIACVQFQTEMAARNGHRTPVQVVVHQAVFEQTPVYVAFVADLSQTRALEHKLAQAQKLESLGQLAAGIAHEINTPMQCIASNMEFLDGSYKLLDPICREMLTAVELEPAEWATRQAVLRDLVNARLGFVLDQAAGAVEETAGASQRVVEIVRAMKAMSHPGAREKSAADVNEIIRQAATITRNRWKYVAEMQLELAEPAPVVPLLAAEMSQVLLNLIVNAADAIVDRYGELPGAGKITVRTESHEEYVRIEVSDNGAGMSEAVRRRIFEPFFTTKDVGKGTGQGLAIAYDAVVNKHQGTIELTSTPGDGTTFIVCLPAGERQTTEAEGSPGEEIAVQA
- a CDS encoding response regulator, whose translation is MGYRVMLVDDDHTLLSSIGRNLCLDYDLVTACSGAEALEKITEHGPFGLVLTDMRMPGMTGLQLIIEARKVSPMTSYIMLTGNQDLGTAVQAVNEGHVFRFLSKPCELATIRSAIEAGLRQYGLEVGEKELLNKTCAGAIALLTDVLEATQPMICSRHSSTSETVEMLLEAAGVPKRWEYALASRLALVGFACLGEESARVFDTTSPHDADWKFAVERAMGIGGRMVKRIPRLGIVGEIVESAHGVTGAFCYKKPKSEAAIVRTGATLIALSLAWETLRRQGLRRKDAVEEMKLLFPELLPVYVEAFEKLPETGDADEQPGAQVDVSELAPGMVLHSDVVGRDGSVLLRAGSRLSEVHIEKLRNGTEHFGGTRPIMIVEATAHAVA
- a CDS encoding DUF4394 domain-containing protein; amino-acid sequence: MKMKKYVAFAVLALAGIALPGDAQAGELVFGVTDEQRLVSWDSTAPGALLSGTSIMGLQNNERVVGIDFRPATGQLYALGSFSQLYTLNTTTGSATMVGPGPFTPAISGSNFGFDFNPVIDKIRLDSDTNANYVLDPDAGTATAVTDLFYGPGDPNENVDPNVVHAAYDRSFAGTTATQLYGVDTRLDVLVKQANSAGTLTTVGSIGTDVTATGGFDISGSSDVAYMAIENASTSFSTFWMVDLTTGVGSAVGEIGSGIVITSMAVAPVPEPAAALLAFGACAALLAGRRRTA
- a CDS encoding sigma-70 family RNA polymerase sigma factor encodes the protein MTAPSPSPPEPAADRHTDATLMSGVCRADRAALAALYDRHAPSIYAVCLRVLRQPADAEAVVSDVFLEIWRKPAGFDPARGTCRSYLLTMARSRSIDRLRSLSTRRTRTAEAQADAEGGRDARQAGLDPAGAAEANERRATVQAVVERLGEDQREVLMLSFFDGLTHKQIAEELGLPLGTVKTRIRSGLKTLRQALVQMGVRDAV
- a CDS encoding zf-HC2 domain-containing protein, encoding MRCEDVQERLPEYVSGTLPTEDRLAIDTHLADGCQDCARECEAIGQAVVLLSESLAPATPPPGMKQRLFDSLDDAAVTPAPRGATSGAAAARGRTWLAYAVTAACAAAVGVVVTRYVVTPATGDPTLVAEANEPTDDQLGVAEWRRRVAQAEQEFGPPRAQLASVAVETSDPELQAVVYYDTLAQQMHVLVSGVRLESDSGALWAWFRDADQQVMFAGPLEVMGGRQAAGVVDVSGELTDLRDVLLTEVNGERPKESIPAEPIGRPVGRAEVAPRP